A single window of Inediibacterium massiliense DNA harbors:
- a CDS encoding AAA family ATPase yields MEENNMKNFANDFENIVVEVKKQIVGQDEIIQNVLIGIIAGGNILMEGAPGLGKTVLVKTFSKVLDLPFSRIQFTPDLMPTDILGAEIVRKDKDQLSFQFEKGPIFTSLLLADEINRATPKTQSALLEAMQERTVTVGKNSYILEEPFFVLATQNPLEMEGTYPLPEAQLDRFLFKLNVSLPQKDALFHMIDISTGEKSLEIKKIATKEDLLEMKNTAKKVPIAANIKNKAIDLLMSTHPDQTNIDIVKEYVQCGTSPRGIISMISAAKVKALSEGRYHVSLEDLYHVALPCLRHRMFLNFKAMADKVSTDEILIEIIKKVK; encoded by the coding sequence ATGGAAGAAAATAATATGAAAAATTTTGCAAATGATTTTGAAAACATTGTAGTAGAAGTGAAAAAACAAATTGTAGGACAAGATGAGATCATTCAAAATGTTTTAATAGGAATCATTGCAGGAGGAAATATTTTGATGGAGGGTGCTCCAGGTCTTGGAAAAACAGTTTTAGTAAAAACTTTTTCAAAGGTTTTAGACCTTCCATTTTCAAGGATTCAATTTACTCCAGATTTAATGCCAACAGATATTTTGGGAGCAGAAATCGTAAGAAAGGATAAGGATCAGTTATCCTTTCAATTTGAAAAAGGTCCTATTTTTACAAGCCTTCTTTTAGCAGATGAAATCAATAGAGCTACCCCTAAAACTCAAAGTGCACTCTTAGAAGCTATGCAAGAGAGAACTGTAACAGTAGGAAAAAACTCATATATCCTAGAAGAACCCTTCTTTGTACTGGCTACTCAAAATCCATTAGAAATGGAAGGAACTTATCCTCTTCCTGAAGCACAATTAGACCGATTTTTATTTAAATTAAATGTATCATTGCCTCAAAAGGATGCTTTATTTCATATGATCGATATTAGCACAGGAGAAAAATCTTTAGAAATAAAAAAAATAGCAACAAAAGAAGATCTTTTAGAAATGAAAAATACAGCGAAAAAAGTTCCTATTGCAGCCAATATAAAGAATAAAGCGATTGATCTTTTAATGAGTACCCATCCAGACCAAACCAATATAGATATCGTAAAAGAATATGTACAGTGCGGAACAAGTCCTAGAGGAATCATATCTATGATTTCAGCAGCAAAAGTAAAAGCATTATCAGAAGGAAGATATCATGTTTCATTAGAAGATCTATATCATGTAGCATTACCTTGTCTAAGACATAGAATGTTTTTAAATTTTAAAGCAATGGCAGATAAGGTAAGTACAGATGAGATCCTTATAGAAATTATAAAGAAGGTGAAGTAA
- a CDS encoding DUF58 domain-containing protein, producing MDQLLKSLEHFKIIPRKKIIKGGKGNYRGAGLGNSLDFYGHKEYNYGEDLKKIDWKAYGRTQKLYTKSFEEERQMDVNIILDDSLSMDFGEPNKWEMAKHIALGLGYITLKQNDYLNFYTINSTLKEIMKKRKGKEHFYELTQKIKNIHPKGDTHFENILNMNTFSSGITFFISDFFTKELEKIIDFLIIQNQEVILFHVLSKEEINPLYGQELKLIDVETKESRKIEMNHQMKEIYKEKMKNFIGNIEKSCTSRNGRYVLSQTNGNIIHIFQKGLGGI from the coding sequence TTGGATCAGCTTTTAAAATCCCTAGAACATTTTAAAATTATTCCAAGAAAAAAAATAATAAAGGGAGGAAAAGGAAATTATAGAGGAGCTGGTCTTGGAAATTCATTAGATTTTTATGGACACAAAGAGTACAACTATGGAGAGGATCTAAAAAAAATAGACTGGAAGGCTTATGGAAGAACCCAAAAGCTCTATACAAAATCCTTTGAAGAAGAAAGACAGATGGATGTAAATATTATTTTGGATGATAGTTTATCTATGGACTTTGGAGAGCCTAATAAGTGGGAGATGGCAAAGCATATTGCTTTAGGATTAGGTTATATTACACTCAAACAAAATGATTATTTAAATTTTTATACTATAAACTCTACATTAAAAGAAATTATGAAAAAAAGAAAAGGGAAAGAGCATTTTTATGAGTTGACACAAAAGATAAAAAATATTCACCCTAAAGGGGATACCCATTTTGAAAATATACTCAATATGAATACTTTTTCATCTGGAATTACTTTTTTTATTTCAGATTTTTTTACAAAAGAGTTAGAGAAAATTATAGATTTCTTAATCATACAAAACCAAGAAGTTATTTTATTTCATGTTTTGTCTAAAGAAGAAATCAATCCATTATATGGACAAGAGTTAAAGCTTATAGATGTTGAAACAAAGGAAAGTAGAAAAATAGAAATGAACCATCAAATGAAAGAAATATATAAAGAAAAAATGAAAAATTTTATAGGAAATATAGAAAAAAGCTGTACAAGTAGAAATGGAAGATATGTATTGTCTCAAACCAATGGCAATATCATCCATATCTTTCAAAAAGGGTTAGGGGGAATTTAA
- a CDS encoding BatA domain-containing protein: MRFLNPLGLLSGLSLGAILFLYFKKKQVIEQKVSSLFLWEEVIKEVEGVKSKKIDHWILLLIQLFIALLIVFCIAKPIGYESFKGKEITIGLDCSYSMKAMEKGKSHFEEGKNKIFKILQNTDKNTKVNLILLKEENSIPIERGSKEDIKNYIKNIHCTDESLDLTHAYESMKNFSGKKMIVTNKEIPIKASIVKVGEKLKNIGIHHIDYDFYTKKALVTIENNNKEDEEILVSMMNEKNQKDMKKVKINGLEKENISFHVPIDSKKVKIQIENEDMLKEDNTSILLLGEENQKRVFLGIENEFLEKALQSIPYIKLVKKEDHPELYIVDQIDPSLKNQKVWVMNQGEILKDPVNISKKDSIFVKDMTLKNSYTKNSISSKKGYLPILMAEKRPLMTYGKEDEKRVESIDFKYSNIVYTPDFPILIQNTIDWFLDGEYLNFYQPPKPMVKGELKDTIKTENNKIENIEIHFTKYIVFFILLLMVLEWEVYRRAS, from the coding sequence ATGAGATTTTTAAATCCCTTAGGACTTTTATCAGGACTTTCATTAGGAGCTATTCTATTTCTTTATTTTAAGAAAAAACAAGTCATAGAACAAAAGGTTTCTAGTTTATTTCTTTGGGAGGAAGTCATCAAAGAAGTAGAAGGAGTAAAATCGAAAAAAATAGATCATTGGATTTTACTACTCATTCAGCTTTTTATTGCTTTACTCATTGTATTTTGTATTGCAAAGCCTATAGGGTATGAATCCTTTAAAGGAAAAGAAATAACTATAGGATTAGATTGTTCTTATAGTATGAAGGCTATGGAAAAAGGAAAAAGTCATTTTGAAGAAGGGAAAAATAAAATTTTTAAAATCCTTCAAAATACAGATAAAAATACAAAGGTAAATTTAATTTTATTAAAGGAAGAAAATAGTATACCTATTGAAAGAGGAAGCAAGGAAGACATTAAAAACTATATCAAAAATATTCATTGTACAGATGAATCTCTGGATCTTACGCATGCTTATGAAAGTATGAAAAATTTTTCTGGAAAGAAAATGATTGTGACCAATAAAGAAATTCCAATAAAAGCTTCCATAGTAAAGGTAGGAGAGAAATTAAAAAATATAGGAATTCATCATATAGACTATGATTTTTACACAAAAAAAGCTTTAGTTACTATTGAAAATAATAATAAAGAAGATGAAGAAATACTTGTATCTATGATGAATGAAAAAAATCAAAAGGATATGAAAAAAGTTAAAATCAATGGATTAGAAAAAGAAAATATTTCTTTTCATGTTCCAATAGATTCAAAAAAAGTTAAAATTCAAATAGAAAATGAAGATATGTTAAAGGAAGACAATACATCTATTTTGTTATTAGGAGAAGAAAATCAAAAAAGAGTATTTTTAGGAATTGAAAATGAATTTTTAGAAAAAGCACTACAAAGTATTCCTTACATAAAACTTGTGAAAAAAGAAGATCATCCTGAGCTTTATATTGTAGACCAAATAGATCCTTCTTTAAAAAATCAAAAGGTATGGGTTATGAATCAAGGGGAAATTTTAAAAGATCCTGTAAACATTTCAAAGAAAGATTCTATTTTTGTAAAAGATATGACTCTTAAAAATAGCTATACAAAAAATAGTATTTCTTCGAAAAAGGGATATCTTCCAATATTAATGGCAGAAAAAAGACCTTTGATGACGTATGGAAAAGAAGATGAAAAAAGAGTAGAAAGTATAGATTTTAAGTATAGCAATATCGTATATACTCCTGATTTTCCAATTCTTATTCAAAACACAATAGATTGGTTTTTAGACGGAGAATATTTAAATTTCTATCAACCTCCTAAGCCTATGGTAAAAGGAGAATTGAAAGATACAATAAAAACAGAAAATAATAAAATAGAAAATATAGAAATTCATTTTACAAAATACATAGTATTTTTCATACTTTTACTTATGGTTTTAGAATGGGAGGTGTACCGACGTGCATCTTAA
- a CDS encoding VWA domain-containing protein has translation MHLNTINIYYILFSIGILGYFIYQSFVYKNLFPKKKYIGWILFRMIAILSLILVLFGSEMVLTSKDTTTLFLVDRSLSCENHKEEIEKVINNNIKDKKNKDEIGVITFGKEPMIEIPLTKQIKEVNLQTKVEAQGTNIQKAIDYSLSYFPKNRNKRLILFTDGEENMGSIEEIEEKISHNHVNMSIYPLKNERGKDVELKEINLPTNIHIGENAPVTVHIRSNIGTQGEFYLFENNEKIIQENVKVEKGENEFTFNIPIKEKSTLKGEINFLEDENGKNNICTTYIDTKEKSRILLIGENEDVGNIRNLLSHLPVVYEECTIERASSDLNFLSSFDSICMVNIPYEKINKEFEKNINTCVKEQGTGLLFIGGENTFSLGGYKNTLFEKVLPVNCKMKENKKKPNTGLVLLIDVSGSMEDTANGVKKIEMAKEAAIRSIDILDQNDEIGILAFSDKLEWIVPMKSVKDKENIKKEVGRLKSGGGTLIQPGIYKGIEKLKDTDTKIKHMILLTDGQGEKEGYEAIVEKLKEQKITLSTVALGQDSEKDVLKKLGYGTKGRNYIALDYYTIPEIFAKETYLASKKYLNQRTFTPKWVNSSFLEKTSIPSLKGYIGTGIKSGATLLLKSDEEDPILASWKYGLGNVVVWTSDLNGKWSHDFILWDQFEKMWSKIINYTLGEQNSSMKIETNIENGDVEIFVETGKKGDHQKIEGVLQGPNEKENIFFDGMGAGKFYKKISLSEVGEYALTIKQRENGKVIEQNTRRIKIDYSPEDRMVQNKLDVLKLSTDEEYVNEDTHLFSLPIKNKNKGYLALDFILLPVAILAFIGDIWIRKR, from the coding sequence GTGCATCTTAATACAATAAATATATACTACATCCTTTTTAGCATAGGAATTTTAGGATATTTTATATATCAAAGCTTTGTATATAAAAATTTATTTCCTAAAAAAAAGTATATAGGATGGATTCTTTTTAGAATGATTGCAATTTTATCATTGATTTTAGTTTTATTTGGAAGTGAAATGGTACTCACTAGTAAAGATACAACTACTTTATTTTTAGTAGATCGATCTTTGAGTTGTGAAAATCATAAGGAAGAAATAGAAAAAGTTATAAATAATAATATAAAAGATAAGAAAAATAAAGATGAAATAGGTGTCATTACTTTTGGGAAAGAGCCTATGATAGAAATTCCGCTTACCAAACAAATAAAAGAAGTAAATCTTCAAACAAAAGTAGAAGCACAAGGAACAAATATACAAAAGGCTATAGATTATTCCTTATCTTATTTTCCAAAGAATAGAAATAAAAGACTCATTCTATTTACAGATGGAGAAGAAAATATGGGAAGTATAGAGGAGATCGAAGAAAAAATAAGTCATAATCATGTAAATATGAGTATATATCCTTTGAAAAACGAGAGGGGTAAGGATGTAGAGTTAAAGGAAATCAACCTTCCTACAAATATTCATATAGGAGAAAATGCTCCTGTAACGGTTCATATTAGAAGTAATATAGGTACACAAGGAGAATTTTATCTTTTTGAAAATAATGAAAAAATCATACAAGAAAATGTAAAAGTAGAAAAAGGAGAAAATGAATTTACATTCAATATTCCGATCAAAGAGAAAAGCACTTTAAAAGGAGAAATTAATTTTTTAGAAGATGAAAATGGAAAAAATAATATTTGTACCACTTATATAGATACAAAAGAAAAAAGCCGCATATTACTTATTGGAGAAAATGAAGATGTAGGAAACATAAGAAATCTATTGAGTCATTTGCCTGTAGTATATGAAGAGTGTACTATAGAGCGGGCTTCTTCGGATCTCAACTTTTTATCTTCCTTTGATTCTATTTGTATGGTCAATATACCTTACGAAAAAATAAATAAAGAATTTGAAAAAAATATCAATACTTGTGTAAAAGAACAAGGAACAGGTCTTTTATTTATAGGAGGAGAAAATACTTTCTCACTAGGAGGATACAAAAATACTTTATTTGAAAAAGTATTACCTGTAAATTGCAAAATGAAGGAAAATAAAAAGAAACCTAATACAGGACTTGTTTTATTAATAGATGTATCTGGAAGTATGGAAGATACTGCAAATGGTGTCAAAAAAATTGAGATGGCAAAGGAAGCTGCTATAAGATCTATAGATATACTAGATCAAAATGATGAAATAGGTATTTTAGCTTTTTCAGACAAATTAGAATGGATTGTTCCAATGAAGTCTGTAAAAGATAAAGAAAATATAAAAAAAGAAGTAGGAAGACTAAAGTCAGGTGGAGGTACACTTATTCAGCCTGGAATTTATAAAGGAATAGAAAAGTTAAAAGATACAGATACAAAAATAAAGCATATGATTTTATTAACAGATGGACAAGGTGAAAAGGAAGGCTATGAAGCAATAGTAGAAAAGTTAAAAGAACAAAAAATTACTTTATCTACTGTAGCCCTAGGACAAGATTCAGAAAAAGATGTATTAAAAAAATTAGGATATGGGACAAAGGGAAGAAATTATATAGCATTAGATTATTATACGATTCCTGAAATATTTGCAAAAGAAACTTATTTGGCATCTAAAAAATATCTTAATCAAAGAACTTTTACTCCAAAGTGGGTAAATTCATCTTTCTTAGAAAAGACAAGTATCCCTTCTTTAAAAGGCTATATAGGGACAGGTATAAAGAGTGGAGCTACACTCCTATTAAAAAGTGATGAGGAAGACCCTATTTTAGCTTCATGGAAATATGGACTAGGAAATGTAGTAGTATGGACTTCAGATTTAAATGGAAAATGGAGTCATGATTTTATCCTATGGGATCAATTTGAGAAAATGTGGTCTAAAATTATCAACTATACACTAGGAGAACAAAATAGCTCTATGAAAATAGAAACAAATATAGAAAATGGGGATGTAGAAATATTTGTAGAAACAGGAAAAAAAGGAGATCATCAAAAAATAGAAGGGGTATTACAAGGGCCTAATGAGAAAGAAAATATATTCTTTGATGGAATGGGGGCAGGCAAATTTTATAAAAAGATATCCCTTTCAGAGGTAGGAGAATATGCATTAACGATTAAACAAAGAGAAAATGGTAAAGTCATAGAACAAAATACAAGAAGAATAAAAATAGATTATTCTCCAGAGGATCGTATGGTACAAAATAAATTAGATGTTTTAAAACTTTCTACAGATGAAGAATATGTCAATGAAGATACCCATTTATTTTCACTTCCTATAAAAAATAAAAACAAAGGGTATTTAGCATTAGATTTTATATTGCTTCCTGTTGCCATTTTGGCATTTATAGGAGATATATGGATTCGAAAAAGATAA
- a CDS encoding S-layer homology domain-containing protein, protein MKKCRGLLFLLSFLMIFNVFMFDADAASKVSRDDVYNAAQKTIKYYHDTYKDRKYEGILDWPALGLFGFGEDVAGPKWTVDGKNGPYFREQEVKAAKLEPGYCENGLRSGVNTDFQRTIIAVCASGKEPRNFGGKNLVEIEKNTMLPNGHFADSVMDNETGKPVGEDLVNAHIFGIIAMHCAGEPIPNRDKCLSWLEGQQNLDGGFTFDVKKFDDPEDYKLVESDVDMTAGALMAFAILGEDEKNPHVKKALDFLHNKQLDNGGFESWGTVNPESCAWAIQAITLLGQDPMGPEWTKKSGGNPVSALLTFQIKDGSFVHVLEEEDLPVYSNGMSTEQALYGLADAYNKKAAYDLLHEKYRSTAEKNLFSDLKDSDFAFKEIMDLVYNYVLSGYEDGTFKPKKNVTRAEAATLLINTLNLKKEKENYTGSIKFIDVDENHWASKAIGLCDQKGYIKGTGENTFASTESITGEQLAVILVKAKGLEGEVKNIDANGQSWSYPYVKIAKDQGLLYEGFKENEPVNRAQISWSLSKIKNK, encoded by the coding sequence ATGAAAAAGTGTAGAGGATTATTGTTTTTATTAAGTTTTTTAATGATTTTTAATGTATTTATGTTTGATGCAGATGCAGCAAGTAAAGTGAGTAGAGATGATGTATACAATGCTGCTCAAAAGACTATTAAGTACTATCATGATACATACAAAGATAGAAAATATGAAGGAATATTAGATTGGCCTGCATTAGGATTATTTGGATTTGGAGAAGATGTAGCAGGACCTAAGTGGACAGTAGATGGTAAAAATGGACCTTACTTTAGAGAACAAGAAGTAAAAGCAGCAAAGTTAGAGCCAGGATATTGTGAAAATGGATTAAGATCAGGAGTGAATACAGATTTTCAAAGAACGATTATTGCTGTATGTGCTTCTGGAAAAGAACCAAGAAATTTTGGAGGAAAAAATTTAGTAGAAATTGAAAAAAATACTATGCTTCCAAATGGACATTTTGCAGATAGTGTAATGGATAATGAAACAGGAAAGCCTGTAGGAGAAGATTTAGTCAATGCTCATATCTTTGGAATTATTGCAATGCATTGTGCAGGAGAGCCTATTCCCAATAGAGACAAATGTCTTTCTTGGTTAGAAGGACAACAAAATTTAGATGGGGGATTTACCTTTGATGTAAAAAAATTTGATGATCCAGAGGATTATAAATTGGTGGAATCAGATGTAGATATGACTGCAGGAGCACTTATGGCATTTGCTATATTAGGAGAAGATGAAAAAAATCCTCATGTAAAAAAAGCATTAGATTTTTTACATAATAAACAATTAGATAATGGAGGATTTGAGTCTTGGGGAACAGTAAATCCAGAAAGTTGTGCATGGGCAATTCAAGCCATAACTTTATTAGGACAAGATCCTATGGGACCCGAGTGGACGAAAAAATCTGGAGGAAATCCTGTAAGTGCTCTTTTAACATTTCAAATCAAAGATGGAAGCTTTGTACATGTACTAGAGGAAGAAGATTTACCAGTTTATAGTAATGGCATGTCTACAGAACAAGCTTTATATGGTTTGGCTGATGCATATAATAAAAAAGCCGCTTATGACTTGCTTCATGAAAAATATAGATCTACTGCTGAAAAAAATTTATTTTCTGATTTAAAGGATTCAGATTTTGCTTTTAAAGAAATTATGGATTTAGTTTATAATTATGTATTATCAGGATATGAAGATGGAACATTTAAACCTAAAAAGAATGTTACAAGAGCAGAAGCTGCTACTTTATTAATCAATACTTTAAATTTAAAGAAAGAAAAAGAAAATTATACAGGATCTATTAAATTTATAGATGTAGATGAAAATCATTGGGCAAGCAAAGCTATTGGACTTTGTGATCAAAAAGGATACATCAAAGGAACAGGAGAAAATACTTTTGCTTCAACTGAAAGTATTACAGGAGAACAACTTGCAGTTATCTTGGTAAAAGCCAAAGGTTTAGAAGGAGAAGTAAAAAATATAGATGCAAATGGACAAAGCTGGTCTTATCCTTATGTAAAAATAGCAAAGGATCAAGGATTACTATATGAAGGGTTTAAAGAAAATGAACCTGTAAATAGAGCACAAATATCATGGAGTTTATCAAAAATAAAGAATAAATAG
- a CDS encoding DUF2292 domain-containing protein, which yields MSQNDMMMSINAKEKKLIELIRKIGYGEVKVIIQDGYPIRIEEVKRSIKL from the coding sequence ATGAGTCAAAATGATATGATGATGAGTATAAATGCTAAGGAAAAAAAGTTAATTGAATTAATCAGAAAAATTGGATATGGAGAAGTAAAGGTAATTATACAAGATGGATATCCTATAAGAATTGAAGAAGTAAAGAGATCTATAAAACTATAA